From Plodia interpunctella isolate USDA-ARS_2022_Savannah chromosome 18, ilPloInte3.2, whole genome shotgun sequence, a single genomic window includes:
- the LOC128677446 gene encoding pro-epidermal growth factor-like — MRAKGSCSKFESGHVIASRISYKSPSNVKIVHVPRAPTLRIVRKMQSLVVWWAVVSAAWALAGACSSSISKRPARPARPQRPQPPPPPQPRLNVTFPTFKCEQEYSEYYCLNGGVCFTVVISDSPIYNCECRSGFVGQRCEFKDLDDSYVLTSRQLMMETASIAGGATVAVFLAILVCFGAWVRLHRRAKAPPFSEERGQVQLVAVAAPRGRVSLCKALPDHPPH, encoded by the coding sequence ATGCGAGCGAAGGGTTCGTGTTCGAAATTCGAAAGCGGTCATGTCATCGCCTCTCGGATTTCGTATAAGTCACCGTCCAATGTCAAAATCGTGCACGTACCGCGAGCGCCGACCCTCCGGATCGTGCGGAAAATGCAATCGTTGGTAGTTTGGTGGGCGGTGGTGTCTGCGGCCTGGGCGCTGGCGGGCGCGTGCTCCAGCTCCATCTCCAAGCGGCCCGCGAGGCCCGCGCGTCCGCAGCGCCCGCAGCCGCCGCCCCCGCCGCAGCCGCGGCTCAACGTCACCTTCCCTACGTTCAAGTGCGAGCAGGAGTACTCAGAGTACTACTGCCTCAACGGCGGAGTGTGTTTTACCGTGGTGATATCGGACAGTCCCATTTACAACTGTGAATGCCGTAGCGGGTTCGTGGGTCAGCGATGCGAGTTCAAGGACTTGGACGACTCGTACGTGCTGACGAGCCGCCAGCTCATGATGGAGACGGCGTCGATCGCCGGCGGGGCGACCGTGGCGGTGTTCCTGGCGATTCTAGTCTGCTTCGGCGCGTGGGTGCGCCTGCACCGGCGGGCGAAGGCGCCGCCCTTCTCGGAGGAGCGCGGGCAGGTGCAGCTGGTGGCAGTGGCGGCGCCCCGCGGCCGCGTGTCGCTCTGCAAGGCTCTGCCCGACCATCCACCTCACTAG
- the LOC128677853 gene encoding uncharacterized protein LOC128677853, with protein MSRRERKSTRQVCSDEIMNEARKRIDNGESKRAVAASLGMSESTLRFRLQKPHCATKLGRFDTTFSTEVEANFCQQLHTLDDMLYGLTAKRLRIAAYEYAEKHYIAHRFNRETKIAGKEWLRGFLRRHPDISLRQPTSTSIARAIGFNRPQVERFYINLSALMDKYNFPPQSIYNMDETGISTVPNKQPKVLSRKGKRSVNKISSAERGTNVTIVNAVSATGQFIPPVFIFGRKRMKAELLDAAPPGSVGMVSDSSFINSDLYLDWLTHFKDHAKPTKDQPILLILDNHVSHCTLKAVDFYRANNIIALTLPPHSSHKMQPLDRGFHGALKKFYSSECEKWLRNHPGRAITVYQMASIFAAAFYQAATPGRGVELFKCTGIVPWNPDIFTDADFLASSVTEREPSVSAARVSCESTSSIVSPVQANNTAATVPPQAGPFHSEPQPGPSRLEPQAGPPLKTCIATASVSEKPSHVAETRSSLPISSTPLSELLPFPKSAQKRSFNRKHKKSEVISSSPYKREVEEKENEQKNKPKYVPNAKKMKKSFKKPKICHKKKIWKCGGCSEIYKEPIQEDWIACDKCNVWWHENCSDYNGSGAFICDLCK; from the coding sequence atgtCCAGAAGAGAGAGAAAATCAACTCGCCAGGTTTGTTCTGATGAGATAATGAACGAGGCTCGCAAGCGAATTGATAATGGAGAAAGTAAAAGAGCAGTGGCTGCGTCTTTAGGGATGTCAGAATCTACTTTACGATTCCGTTTGCAAAAACCACATTGTGCTACAAAGTTAGGCCGATTTGATACAACATTTTCTACGGAAGTAGAAGCAAATTTTTGTCAACAACTACATACATTAGATGACATGTTATATGGCCTGACAGCTAAAAGATTACGAATTGCGGCATACGAGTATGCAGAAAAACACTATATTGCTCATAGATTCAATCGAGAAACAAAAATTGCGGGCAAGGAATGGTTGCGAGGCTTTCTTCGAAGACACCCTGATATTTCCCTGAGACAGCCCACTTCCACAAGCATTGCACGTGCAATAGGATTCAATAGACCACAGGTGGAGaggttttacataaatttatctgCGCTCATGGACAAATATAACTTCCCACCACAATCTATCTATAACATGGACGAGACAGGGATATCCACAGTACCTAATAAACAACCGAAAGTATTGTCCAGAAAGGGTAAACGCtctgtcaataaaatttccaGCGCAGAGCGAGGCACAAACGTGACTATCGTCAATGCTGTGTCTGCGACTGGTCAATTTATCCCACCCGTGTTTATATTTGGGAGAAAGAGAATGAAAGCAGAACTCTTAGACGCTGCACCACCTGGATCTGTGGGTATGGTCTCGGATTCCAGTTTTATAAACTCAGATCTTTATCTCGATTGGCTAACGCACTTCAAAGATCACGCGAAGCCAACTAAAGACCAGCCTATCCTCCTAATTTTGGACAATCACGTGTCACATTGCACACTAAAAGCTGTCGATTTTTACCGTGCAAACAACATAATTGCCTTGACGTTGCCTCCCCACAGCAGCCACAAAATGCAGCCACTTGATAGAGGTTTTCATGGTGCCCTGAAGAAATTTTATTCCAGCGAGTGCGAGAAATGGCTCCGCAATCACCCGGGGAGAGCTATAACCGTCTATCAGATGGCTTCAATTTTTGCAGCGGCTTTTTATCAAGCTGCAACACCTGGCCGTGGAGTGGAACTCTTCAAGTGCACTGGTATTGTGCCCTGGAATCCTGACATTTTCACAGACGCTGATTTTTTGGCCAGTAGCGTTACTGAAAGGGAGCCGTCAGTTTCTGCAGCGCGTGTCTCATGTGAGTCTACGTCATCCATCGTTTCACCGGTACAAGCTAACAACACCGCTGCAACTGTTCCACCACAGGCAGGGCCTTTTCACTCAGAGCCACAGCCCGGGCCTTCTCGCTTAGAGCCACAAGCTGGGCCTCCTTTAAAAACATGCATAGCAACCGCATCTGTATCTGAGAAGCCATCACATGTTGCTGAAACGAGGTCTAGTCTTCCAATAAGTTCAACACCGTTGTCAGAATTACTTCCATTTCCTAAATCAGCACAAAAAAGGAGTTTTAATCGGAAGCACAAAAAATCGGAAGTGATTAGCAGTTCACCATACAAAAGGGAAGTAGAAGAGAAAGAAAatgaacagaaaaataaacctaaatatGTACCAAACGcgaaaaagatgaaaaaatcgTTTAAGAAACCAAAGATATGCCATAAAAAGAAGATTTGGAAGTGTGGAGGATGCAGCGAAATTTATAAGGAGCCAATACAAGAAGACTGGATCGCGTGTGATAAGTGCAATGTGTGGTGGCACGAAAATTGCTCAGACTACAATGGCTCAGGAGCTTTTATTTGCGacttatgcaaataa